A genomic stretch from Scheffersomyces stipitis CBS 6054 chromosome 6, complete sequence includes:
- the ISC1 gene encoding phospholipase C type enzyme (hydrolyzes inositolphosphosphingolipids (IPC, MIPC, M(IP)2C) as well as sphingomyelin), with product MTQLFASSASKNSTNSNSTTPSVPVRLLTLNCWGLKYISKFRRQRLRAIANKLAYPATKDDEYDIVALQEVWCEDDWKYLDGTCKKVYPYRRVFKSGIVTGPGLVLLSKIPIDESFLYRFPINGRASAFFRGDWLVGKSIAITLLKPHQPGAMPIALLNSHMHAPYAQSGENSYSTHRACQAWDFAKLVKMLRRSGYAVIQVGDLNSKPGSLPYKLFTVEGGLSDSWDLCYDKESQLTIEDLAAMQPLEQIHKAGTTVNNQLNTWRAHSDIRDACRLDYALIDAHNIKPISAAVKFTEKLPPPYNCSFSDHFGYTAELQIRSDGEELDSVRTITSVDRLELYEELLDEISEYRKHNVSWQATWRKYHFFLSILVVVLLHIGITFVSQEQAWLSVVFMMLNSIIGITGVVNGLIWYCGIRSESRALQEVQLEVEDAYVSMKLD from the coding sequence ATGACCCAGTTGTTTGCTTCGTCTGCCTCCAAAAACAGCACCAACAGCAACTCAACCACGCCGTCAGTACCAGTTAGACTCTTGACCCTCAACTGCTGGGGCCTCAAGTATATTTCCAAGTTCCGTCGCCAGCGCCTCAGAGCTATAGCCAATAAGCTCGCTTATCCTGCCACTAAGGATGACGAATACGACATTGTAGCACTCCAGGAAGTCTGGTGCGAAGACGACTGGAAATATCTCGATGGGACTTGCAAGAAAGTGTACCCATATCGCCGAGTATTCAAGTCCGGGATTGTTACCGGCCCTGGCTTGGTGCTCTTGTCTAAGATTCCTATAGACGAGTCGTTCTTGTATAGATTCCCGATTAACGGCCGAGCCCTGGCGTTTTTCAGGGGAGACTGGCTCGTAGGCAAAAGTATAGCCATCACTCTTCTCAAACCGCACCAACCGGGAGCAATGCCGATAGCCCTTTTGAACTCACACATGCATGCTCCCTATGCTCAGTCTGGCGAAAACAGCTACTCTACCCACAGAGCCTGTCAAGCGTGGGACTTCGCTAAGCTTGTAAAGATGTTGCGAAGATCTGGTTATGCTGTAATCCAAGTCGGTGACCTCAACTCCAAACCCGGTTCGTTGCCGTACAAGTTGTTCACCGTAGAAGGCGGTTTGTCTGACTCGTGGGATCTTTGCTACGATAAAGAGTCGCAACTTACCATCGAGGACCTCGCAGCAATGCAGCCCCTAGAACAGATTCACAAGGCTGGAACTACCGTAAACAACCAGCTTAACACCTGGAGAGCCCATAGTGACATCAGAGACGCCTGTAGGCTCGACTACGCTCTCATCGATGCTCATAACATCAAGCCAATATCGGCTGCTGTAAAGTTTACGGAAAAACTCCCTCCTCCGTATAACTGTTCGTTTTCTGACCACTTCGGGTATACGGCTGAGCTACAGATTAGAAGCGACGGCGAAGAGTTGGACTCAGTCCGTACGATTACCAGTGTTGACAGGCTTGAGTTGTACGAAGAGCTACTTGACGAAATTTCTGAATACAGAAAACACAATGTCAGCTGGCAAGCTACGTGGAGAAAGTATcatttctttctctctATCTTAGTTGTAGTGTTGCTCCATATAGGAATTACTTTTGTCTCGCAAGAACAAGCCTGGTTATCGGTAGTGTTTATGATGTTGAACTCCATCATAGGCATCACCGGCGTA